GGCATCCGCCCCATAAGGACCCCGCAGAGGTAAGCGATCCCGAACACCGCTACCTGATGACGGTGCTGGCCACCGCAGCGAACCGGTACTTCGACGTGTCGCGCGAGGAGATCGAACGACCCGGTCCCAGCTACGCAGTGGACACGATCCGCACTTTCTGCAGCCGTTACGCCGGCGTCGAACTCTTCTACATCACCGGCGCCGACGCAATCCACCAGATCCTGCGCGGTGAGTGGCGCGACACCGAGCGCCTCCTGCAGATGTGCCGGTTCATCGGCGCCTCGCGTCCCGGGTATGCGATCGACCACGACGAGTGGCACAACAGCGAGATCGCGCGCGAGTACCGCGACCGCATCCACCTTCTGGAGATCCCGGCTTTGGCGATTTCGTCTACCGAGATCCGGTGGCGCGTCCGCAACGGCAAGCCGATCAAGTACCTGGTGCCGGACGCCGTCGAGCAGTACATCGCCAAGCACGCCCTGTACCGCCAGGAGGAGAACGTGACCTGACCGGTCGGCTGGCCCGCCGCGCTCGGATGTTCGATTCCGGAGGTGCCGTTGACGCCAGGTGACAGGGCGCGCATCGCCGCCCGGGCGGCCGAGGACCGCAGGGCCGAGGACGTCGTGGTCCTGGACCTGCGGGAGCAGACGCTGATCACCGACTACTTCGTGATCGCCACCGGGCAGACGAACATCCAGATCCGGGCGATCGCCGACGGCGTCGAGGAAGCGCTGGCGGCATCCGGCGCGCGGCTGCTGCGCCGGGAGGGGACCGAGCGAGGGCGCTGGCTGCTGCTGGACTTCGGGGACGTCGTCGTACACGTCTTCGGCCCCGAGGAGCGCAAGTTCTACCGCCTGGAGCGCCTGTGGGGCGCGGCGGCGCGGCCGCCGACGGATCCGCAGCGGCGGACGCGCTGATCGATCGCAACCCCGCGCGGCCCCATCGAAATCCGTTTCGACCGACGGAGGGCCTGCTTCCCATGCTCGTTGCGATCCGACCCGCGACCGCAGACGACGTGGACGTGCTCGTGGCCCTCTACGAGCGCATCTACGGCGACGGGTACTCCGCGTGTTTCGATCGGTACGGGCCCGTCGGGCCCAAGGACTTCTGGTGGGTGCAGTCCGAAAAGGACGTCCACGTCCTGGAGATCAACCGGCGTCCGGTGGGCATGATCGTCTTCGGACGGGACCGACGGCGCATGCTCGTCGAGGAAGTGCTGGGTGACACCGCGGGGACGACGGTCCGCACGGGTCCGCTGGATCCGACCGACGAGGTTCTGCTGCGGCGGATCTGGCAGTTCGTCGTCGACGCCTTTCGGTCCGCGCGGCAGGACAGCGTCCTGTTGCGCACCCACGAAGCCAACCCCCTGGGGCTGGCACTGGTGCGTCGGCATGAGCTGACGTTCGTCAACGCGCTGCGGACGGTGGCACGCACCGTGACGGGGAAGCTCGCATACGAGGTCCCGGACGGTTACGCTCTGCGTCGGGCGGTTGCCGGCGACGACCGCGAGATCGCCCGCATCCACCACGAGTGCTACGGCGAGCGGGTCCGGCCCGAGGAGATCGCGCGCTGGATGAAGCGGCCGCACACCCGCACGGTGGTCTGCGAGCGGGCGGGGTTCACCGTCGGCTACGCCCACGGCGCCCAGCGCGACGGGATCGCAGATCTGTGGGTCGCGGTCCGCGAAGCGCACCGGCGCAAGGGCATCGGCTCGGCGCTGGCCTGTCCCGTCGTGAACTTCCTGCAGGGCCGGGGGGCCGCTCGGGTCAACCACTGGGGGCTGGACGTGCCCGCCTTTGCGCTGTTGCGCCGGCTTGGCTTCGTCACCGAGCGCGTGCACCTGTACTTCGAGAGGCCGATCTGACGACGCCGGTCGGCGGTCCCAGATCGGATGCGCCGCGGCGCGGGAGGTTCCGTTGCGCTTTAGGGACTGGGTCGTCCTCGTCGCCCTCGGGCTGATCTGGGGCACGTCGTACTTGTTCATCAAGATCGCGGTGCGCGAGTTCGCGCCCGCAACCCTGGTCGCCCTGCGCCTGGGGCTGGCCGCGGTGGTCCTGCTGCCGGTCGTCTACCTGCGGGGCGGGAGGTTGCCGTCCGATCCGCACACGTGGGGGCGGCTCGTCCTGCTGGGCACGATCAACGCCGCGGTCCCGATCACGCTGATCTCCTGGGCCGAACTCCACATCACGAGTGCTGCGGCCTCGATTCTCAACGCGACGACCCCACTGTGGTCGGTGATCCTCACACAGCTGGTCGGCGAAGAGCCGCTCACCTGGCCGCGTGTGATCGGCGTCACACTGGGATTCGTCGGGGTGGTCGTGCTGCTCGGCGGAGATCTGGGCGCGGTCGCCCGAGCCGACCTAGTCGGCAGTCTGGCGGTTGTGATCGCCTCCGGGTTGTACGCGGCCGGGATCCTGTACGCGCGCCGGAAACTGAGACATCTCGACGTCGCGGTGCTGGCCGTGGGTTCCCTGGTGGGCGCCACGGTGTTCCTGATCCCCTTCGCGGTCGCCAGCGGCCTGCCGGCGCG
Above is a genomic segment from Armatimonadota bacterium containing:
- the nadD gene encoding nicotinate-nucleotide adenylyltransferase, which codes for MARYGIMGGTFDPIHLGHLVTAEEARAHLSLERVIFVPNRHPPHKDPAEVSDPEHRYLMTVLATAANRYFDVSREEIERPGPSYAVDTIRTFCSRYAGVELFYITGADAIHQILRGEWRDTERLLQMCRFIGASRPGYAIDHDEWHNSEIAREYRDRIHLLEIPALAISSTEIRWRVRNGKPIKYLVPDAVEQYIAKHALYRQEENVT
- the rsfS gene encoding ribosome silencing factor, which produces MTPGDRARIAARAAEDRRAEDVVVLDLREQTLITDYFVIATGQTNIQIRAIADGVEEALAASGARLLRREGTERGRWLLLDFGDVVVHVFGPEERKFYRLERLWGAAARPPTDPQRRTR
- a CDS encoding DMT family transporter → MRFRDWVVLVALGLIWGTSYLFIKIAVREFAPATLVALRLGLAAVVLLPVVYLRGGRLPSDPHTWGRLVLLGTINAAVPITLISWAELHITSAAASILNATTPLWSVILTQLVGEEPLTWPRVIGVTLGFVGVVVLLGGDLGAVARADLVGSLAVVIASGLYAAGILYARRKLRHLDVAVLAVGSLVGATVFLIPFAVASGLPARVSPAPLASLLALSLGGTAIAYLLYFHLVKNVGVTQVTLVTYINPATAVLWGWLVLAEPVTGQVAGGLGLILLGIAIVNSVHERLRMGHRKPPDMRTYDRVKSS
- a CDS encoding GNAT family N-acetyltransferase gives rise to the protein MLVAIRPATADDVDVLVALYERIYGDGYSACFDRYGPVGPKDFWWVQSEKDVHVLEINRRPVGMIVFGRDRRRMLVEEVLGDTAGTTVRTGPLDPTDEVLLRRIWQFVVDAFRSARQDSVLLRTHEANPLGLALVRRHELTFVNALRTVARTVTGKLAYEVPDGYALRRAVAGDDREIARIHHECYGERVRPEEIARWMKRPHTRTVVCERAGFTVGYAHGAQRDGIADLWVAVREAHRRKGIGSALACPVVNFLQGRGAARVNHWGLDVPAFALLRRLGFVTERVHLYFERPI